The DNA window GGCCCAGAGATCGGCGAGAAGAAAAGCTCGGCCCAGATCACCGCGCATTACGCGCCCGAGGACCTGCCGGGCCGCCGCGTGCTGGGGGTGGTCAATTTCCCGCCGCGCCAGATCGGCAAGGTCCGCTCCGAGGTGCTGGTGCTCGGTCTGCCCGACGAGAATGGCGAGGTGGTGCTGATCGTGCCCGACAAGGACGTGCCTCTGGGCGGGCGGCTGTTCTGATGGCGAAGATCCTCGTCACCCGCCCGATGCCCGAGATGGTCGTCGAGGCGGCCCGGCCCCTGGGCGAGACCGAGTTCCGGCAATCGACGCAGCCGCTGTCGCCGGACGAGCTGCGCGCGGCGCTCACGGGCTATGACATCGTGCTGCCGACGCTGGGCGATGCCTTCTCGGCCGCGGTCTTCGCCGATGTGCCCGTGCCGCGGGCGCGTCTGCTGGCCAATTTCGGCGTCGGCTTCAACCATATCGACGTGGCGGCGGCGCGGTCGGTCGGAGTGGCTGTGACCAACACGCCCGGCGCCGTGACCGATGCGACCGCCGATATCGGCATGATGCTGATCCTGATGAGCTGCCGCCGCGCAGGCGAGGGCGAGCGGCTGGTGCGCGCGGGTCGCTGGCAGGGCTGGCATCCGACGCAGATGCTGGGGCTGCATGTGACCGGCCGGACGGTCGGCATTCTCGGCATGGGCAATATCGGGCAGGCCATTGCCCGGCGCTGTCATTTCGGCTTCGGCATGGAGGTTCTCTATCACAGCCGCAGCCCGAAGGTGCTGGATTTTCCGGCCCGGGCGCTGGGCAGCCCCGAGGCGCTGGCGGCCGAGGTCGATATCCTCGTCTCGGCGGTGCCGGGCGGGGCCGCGACCCGGCATCTGATCGGGGCCGGCGTGCTGGCGGCGATGAAGCCCACCGCGCATCTCGTGAACATCTCGCGCGGCGAGGTGGTCGACGAGGCGGCGCTGATCGCGGCGCTCGAGGCGGGCAAGATCGCGGGGGCGGGACTTGATGTCTACGAATTCGAACCCGAGGTGCCCGAGGCGCTGCGGGGCCGCGAGAACGTGACGCTTCTGCCCCATCTCGGCACCGCGACGCTGGAGGTCAGAACCGCCATGGGGCTGATGGCGGTCGAGAATATCCGCGCCCATCTGGACGGCCGGCCGCTGCCCGATCCGGTCGGCTGAGCGGTCGGGGCTCAGCCCGCCAGATGGCGGATGAGCCCGCGCGAGGCGTCCTCGACCAGATCGAGCACCAGATCGAAGCTGCCGTCGTAATAGGGGTCGGGCAGCTCGTCGCGGTCGGCTTCGGCAAAGTCGAGGAACAGACTGACCGGCGTTTCGCTGTCGATCGGGCGCATCCGCTCCAGCGCGGTGAGGTTCGAGCGGTCCATCGCGAGGATCAGATCGTAGGTGGCGAAATCGGCGGCCCTGACCTGGCAGGCGCGCAGCCGTGTCAGGTCGTAGCCACGCCCGGCCGCGGCGCGGATCGCGCGCGGGTCGGGCGGATCGCCCACATGCCAGCCCCCCGTTCCCGCGCTTTCGACCTCGACATCGAGGCCCTCGGCCCGGGCCAGGGTCTGGAACACCGCATGCGCGGTCGGCGAGCGGCAGATATTGCCGAGACAGACGAAAAGGATTCGGGTGGTCATGGCGGCCTCCTTTTGCTCTGAGGGATAGCGGAGGTAGGCCTGATGACCAAGATCGTGATTCTCACCGGGGCCGGGATCTCGGCCGAAAGCGGGCTTGGCACGTTCCGCGACGTGGACGGGCTCTGGACCCGCTACGACCTGAACGATGTGGCGACGCCCGAGGGCTTTGCCCGCGATCCGGGGCTGGTGATGCAGTTCTACAATGCGCGGCGCCGGAATGCGGCCGAGGCGGCGCCGAACCCGGCGCATCTGGCTCTGGCCCGGCTCGAGGCGGCGCTGCCGCCCGGATCGGTCCGGATCGTGACCCAGAATGTCGACGATCTTCATGAGCGCGCCGGAAGCCGCGCGGTCTGGCACATGCATGGCGAACTGGCACGGGCGCGCTGCACGGCCTGCGGCGCGGGCTGGCAGGCGCCGGCCGAGATGCGGGTGGCGGATGCCTGCCCGTCCTGCGGCGCGCCCGCGACCCGGCCCGACATCGTCTGGTTCGGCGAGATGCCCTATCACATGGAAGAGATCTGGGAGGCGCTGCGCGTGGCCGATCTGTTCGTGGCGATCGGCACCTCGGGCAGCGTCTATCCGGCGGCGGCCTTCGTGCAGGATGCGGCAAGGGCCGGGGCCGGAACGCTCGAGCTGAACCTCGAGCCCTCCGAGACGGCCGGCTATTTCGACCGGGTCCGGCACGGGCCCGCCTCGGAGATCGTGCCGGGCTGGGTCGAGGACTATCTCGGCGCCCGGGGCTGAGGATGGATGGGCCGGAGGCCGGATGGCCCCCGGCGCCCCGAGCGGCCTATTGCGCCATGTGGCCCTTCATCGGCATGTCTGCGCCGTTGCCGGCATGGCCGCCCACCGACGGACGGACCTTCTCGACCGGGGCCTGGATCTTGAGCTTGCCGGCCCTCTCGAAGGTCAGGGTCAGATCGACCATGTCGCCCGGGTTCAGTGGACGGGTCAGGCCGAGCAGCATGACATGATCGCCGCCGCGGCGCAGCTCGTGCCGGCCATGGGCGGGCAGCGGGAAGCCCTCCTCGACCTCGATCATCCGCATCACGCCATTGGCATCCGAGACATGGGTGTGCAGCTCGACCCGCTCGGCGGCGTCGGAAGAGGCGGCGATCAGCCGGTCGTCCTCGGCGCCGTTGTTGACGAGGGTCATGAAGGCGGCGCCCGATTGCGCCATCGGCGAGGAGACGCGGGCATAGGCGCCCTCGACGACGATATCTCCGGCCATGGCGGGCAGGGCGGAGGCGAGCGCGATCAGGCCCGCATAGAGAGTGGTTTTCAGGGACATTTCTGGCCTCCTGGTCCTTGGCTGTCTGGAAGGGTCTTCGGGGGTCAGGCGATGCGACCGGGAGGGGCGCGCGAGCGGGGCCGCGGTGGGCGGCATCCGCAGGGAGCGGGCCGCCGGGCCGGGCGGCGCAGCGGCCGGGCGCGGAGCAGGCGGAGCGGCAGGGCTGGGGGCGCGGGGGCAAGGGCTGCCAGCGCCGCGAGCCCGTCGGGGCAGATATGCGGCGGTCCGATCGGCTGCCCGGTCGCGTCGATCTCTATGGCCTGCAGGCCGAAGCCGGTGCAGAGCAGGAACCGGTCGACCGGGCGCGGCGCCGTGCGTGCCGCCGCGAGGCTCAGCGAGGTGAGCGCGAGCAGCAGTGCGAGGCAGAGGCCGAGGAGAGAGCGGAGCCCGGTCATGGCGCGAGTCTAGAGCGGTTCGAGACCGGGGGCGAGCCGGTTTCGTGCCGGGCAGCGGGCGGGCGCTCCCGCCTCCAGCCTGCACGGGGCTGGCGCCCCGCTTGGCCCGAGTTGGGCCGGGCCGCGCGCAGGCGCGCGGCGCCTCCGGCGGGGGTATTGGTGCCAAGAAGAAGGGGCGCATGCAAAAGGCCCCGCGCAAGCGGGGCCGTCGGACTGTTTGCACAAGAAGGGTAGGCCGGGCCGGATCAGGCGGTGGCCTGGGCCTTCTCGATGTCTTTCTTGACCTTGAGGGCCTTTTCGGAAAGCTCTGCTTCGCTGGCCTTTGCCAGGAAGTTGTCCAGGCCGCCGCGGTGGTCGACGGTGCGCAGGCCCGCGGCCGAGACGCGGAACTTGAAGGACCGGCCCAGGACGTCGGAGATCAGGGTCACCTCGTTGAGGTTCGGCAGGAACCGGCGCCTGGTCTTGTTATGGGCGTGGCTGACATTGTTGCCGGTCATCGGCCCTTTGCCGGTCAGTTCGCAGACGCGCGACATGGTTGTTTTCCTCGTTTCGATAAAGCGACAGACGCCGCAAAGGCAGCGCCGGGAATTCTGTCCGGGCTGAATAGGGGGAAGAAGGGGCGAGGTCAAGCGATTCATCCCGAGGCAGGGAAGGGGGGCCTGTGCGGGAATGGGAGGCTTGGCGCGATGAGGCGGGGTATGGAAGCGGGGTGGGATGGTCTGGGGAGCAGCGATCCTCCGGTCAGGGCAAAGCGCGATCCTGTCATCGCCGGTTTGGGGCTGGAAAATGACCCCGGTCACGCCAGATCCGGGCTTCGACGCCCGCGCTGTCGGCTCTTGGGGCGAGCTGTGTGGCTTGTGCAGCGGCCTCGCGGTGGATCATCTGGAACGGAGGTCTGCCCGGCGGGTGGCGAGGGCCGGGACGGTCGGGGTCGCGGGGGCGGCGCCTGTCATGCGCCAGTCGGGGACCGGGTGGCTTGGCAAAGCGGCCCATGGAACCGGCGTGCCGAGGCGGCGGGTTATGAGGCCGATCCTGTGGCCGCAGCCCGGGCAGAAGTTCGGGTCGGTCCATGCTGGTCTTGGTCATCGGGCTCTCGGTATGGCCTGGGGTGACGCTTCGAGACGCCATCTTAATCCTGCAGCTCGAGGACCTCCCTGGATCACACCGCCAGCGGCGTCGACATGACACCAGCTCCCCGGACAGGAACGACCAGGGCCGTTGGCGATCTGGTTTGGTTCCGAGATGGAGTGGCGGGGCAGGTGGCCGGGGCAAACAGGGGCATCCAGAGGCTTTTTCCGAATCTGAAGGGGCAGGAAACGGTCCGGGGGGCCATTTCCCTGACGACTGCGATCCGGACATGTCTGAGCTTGAGGGGCCTGTTCGGCCCGGTCGCGCGCCTGATCCGGATGACCGGGCTCGACCGGCCAGGTCCTGACTGTTCGTCGCCGTGCCAACGCCAGGCACTTCTCGCAGTGCAGCCTCCATGCCGCTGCTTCTGTCAACCCTTGAACCTGTTGATCGACAATGAGCTATTGCCCGCCATTGGTGCGAGGCAATGCCGGATGGCATCCCCTTCCGCAGCGATGGAGACTGGACCGCACGCAAGCACGGCGCGATGCGCCGGCGCGAAGGACGCAAGCTTCATCTCCAGATGAACACCGCCACCGGCGACATCCGCGCAGCCGAGGTCCCCTCGCGCGGTCAGGACGACAGCCCATTCGCCGGAAAAAGGATCCGCCGGATCGTCTCCCGATCGTTCTCATTGCGGGGGCGGCTCTCTCAGATCCCGCGCGGAGAGGAAATCGATACCGTCACCGCCGACGGGGGATATGCCGTTGCCATGCGGCCATCCCCGAGGGTGATGCAGAACCGGCCTGAGCGTTCCTCCGGATCCCGGACCGGGAGTCGAAGTGCTTACAAAGCGAAGGCCTCCTTATGAGCAGACAGCCTCCGCCGTTTCACCGGCGGGTTCAAGGATCAGGCCGTTTCGCGTCGGTCAGAGCTCGGCGCCGCCCAGACCGGCATCGCGCGCGACCCCGGGCGTGACGCCGTCGCGGCTGAAAAGCTGGCGGCTTGACTTGAACGCGTGGCCGCTGGTTCGGCCGGGGCAATCCGGCGGCAGCAGGTCGAGACCGCGGAACTGATCGAGCTGCGCGGCGAGAACCGGCGCCTGAAGGAAGAGGGGGATGCGATGCGGACAGGTGAACAGGCGAGCGGCATGCGTTCGAGTGAGCCTGTGACCGCTTTTCGCGCCTTGGGCGGCGAAGCCATGAAGGACAAGCTCGCCTTCATCGCGGACCATCTCGGCGAACACGGCGTCGGCCTCATCTGGCAGGTGCTCTCGGCCAGCACGAGCTGGTTCCCCCCTTGGTGCGCCGCCGCCCCGAAAAGAGCGCTGCGCCATGCCGCGCGGGACAGTCTTCTTCCCGGGATATGTGCGATCTTCGAGGCGCTCCGCGGGCGCTACAGGGCACCCCGCGGTTGCCTTTGTCCGCCATTGGTCCGAGCGGCAATGGCGAGTGGCATCGGCCAGCAAGGCGCGGTCGGCCGCGTTCCGCGGACAACCGCCAGCCGGCACAACCTCGGCATCGCGCCGAACTTGCCGAAGCGGAATATCAGGGCTGCGGAGCCGGACAGGATCTGGCTGGCCGACATCAGCGAGGTGCCGGCTGACGAGGGCTGGCT is part of the Rhodovulum sp. MB263 genome and encodes:
- a CDS encoding copper chaperone PCu(A)C — translated: MSLKTTLYAGLIALASALPAMAGDIVVEGAYARVSSPMAQSGAAFMTLVNNGAEDDRLIAASSDAAERVELHTHVSDANGVMRMIEVEEGFPLPAHGRHELRRGGDHVMLLGLTRPLNPGDMVDLTLTFERAGKLKIQAPVEKVRPSVGGHAGNGADMPMKGHMAQ
- a CDS encoding D-glycerate dehydrogenase, translating into MAKILVTRPMPEMVVEAARPLGETEFRQSTQPLSPDELRAALTGYDIVLPTLGDAFSAAVFADVPVPRARLLANFGVGFNHIDVAAARSVGVAVTNTPGAVTDATADIGMMLILMSCRRAGEGERLVRAGRWQGWHPTQMLGLHVTGRTVGILGMGNIGQAIARRCHFGFGMEVLYHSRSPKVLDFPARALGSPEALAAEVDILVSAVPGGAATRHLIGAGVLAAMKPTAHLVNISRGEVVDEAALIAALEAGKIAGAGLDVYEFEPEVPEALRGRENVTLLPHLGTATLEVRTAMGLMAVENIRAHLDGRPLPDPVG
- a CDS encoding low molecular weight protein-tyrosine-phosphatase; this translates as MTTRILFVCLGNICRSPTAHAVFQTLARAEGLDVEVESAGTGGWHVGDPPDPRAIRAAAGRGYDLTRLRACQVRAADFATYDLILAMDRSNLTALERMRPIDSETPVSLFLDFAEADRDELPDPYYDGSFDLVLDLVEDASRGLIRHLAG
- a CDS encoding NAD-dependent deacylase, with translation MTKIVILTGAGISAESGLGTFRDVDGLWTRYDLNDVATPEGFARDPGLVMQFYNARRRNAAEAAPNPAHLALARLEAALPPGSVRIVTQNVDDLHERAGSRAVWHMHGELARARCTACGAGWQAPAEMRVADACPSCGAPATRPDIVWFGEMPYHMEEIWEALRVADLFVAIGTSGSVYPAAAFVQDAARAGAGTLELNLEPSETAGYFDRVRHGPASEIVPGWVEDYLGARG
- a CDS encoding tRNA-binding protein, which gives rise to MSEISFDDFLKVDIRVGQISRAEPYPEARKPAIRLWVDFGPEIGEKKSSAQITAHYAPEDLPGRRVLGVVNFPPRQIGKVRSEVLVLGLPDENGEVVLIVPDKDVPLGGRLF
- the rpmB gene encoding 50S ribosomal protein L28; translation: MSRVCELTGKGPMTGNNVSHAHNKTRRRFLPNLNEVTLISDVLGRSFKFRVSAAGLRTVDHRGGLDNFLAKASEAELSEKALKVKKDIEKAQATA